The genomic region CAAGGAAACAATGATCCTCAACAAGACTTGATCGAAGAAATGTTGGACTATTCTTTTGATGGTGAAACTCTCACCATTGAAGACCTTGCCCGGTTCATCAAAGCCCGCATCTCACGTCAACTGGAGGATAATCCAGAGTTGGTTTATGGACCAGCTGAACATCAGGTCAACTGCGGCCAAATCGCACTGATGATGGGCTGTTTTGGAGATGGAAAGACGATTCCCGTCAAGTATGTCAAAGCTATCTTTGAAGACGAGAGACTGCCCATTGAGGAAGGCTGGAAGAGGAGATCATGGTGGACAATGGGTCTTGTCGAGTTCTTTGGTGCTGTCAAGAAGTTGGTCAATGCTGTTGGCGTGGAGTTCTAGCTATCATGTAATTGATCgtattattaattttacAATTGAGCTCACGTGCAACCGTTCCTTTCTAAACATCATGATTAATTGAGAACTGCCTGAGACAGGCTGCATAATTACCAATACTCCATATCTCGAGAAAATCTCCTAAGATAGCTTTGTCTATACTCCATAATGATCAGCCGCTTGGAGGGCCTCAATTTTAGAAGCTTCAATATGAGCCTTATCTTCTTTCGGACCAAATGGACTTTTGGAAAGATACCATGTTTCTGAGAAGTCTACAAATGCTCAAATTCCACGGCTCATCAAtagccagccagccacagaAATAGTACTAAGCCAAAGACGAGTAGAGGACGGCTTACAGCGAGCTAGCGCTGAGGGGTAACTAACTATTGCAAAAACTAATGCAGGCCGGGGTAGGCGCTAAAGCCAATATTGCAACCCTGAACGCTGTCCATGCTGCAGCTAAGAATGTCTTGGGGATTGTAGATGTCTCAGTTCAAGTGAACATGGCAGTGAGTGAATTGTGAATCATCGTTTGTTATCCTTAGATACAGCTACGTTGAGATTCATCATAATACACAGCTGAGGCCCTGGTTGCGTATGGTCTTTTGGATCTTTACTCGTTAAGGAATTCCAGCTGAGAGTATACTGGAAGTTTGCAGTGCGCCACTGGGCGAGCCGTTGACCGGTTGAAGATTCAATGTGATAATTGGATGGTCAGCGGAGAGAGCTGAAAATGCCAGTTTGGCTTACAGTGCGATAACAACTTGTCCAGTGGTTTCCATGCATGAAGCTTTGTAATGTAAATGCTGGCTCTTCCCTCGTTATTGTTCAAGGCTAGCTTACTATAACAACGGGTTCTTCTTTCGATTGCAGACGTAAACatccaacaccaccaccagacaAGTATTTTATTCACCACCAGACAAGTATTTTATTCATTCCTTTTCACTGCATCTCAAACATCGCTGCAAACAGCTTCTTTCTCGTCATCACTTCCCCAAAACACCCTTCAATAAACACACAAACATGTCTTCCCTTCACGTCTATCTCCCAGCCCTCAAAGGGATCGCCATTGCtggcagcctcatcaacGGCGGTACCATGACATCAGGTTACCGTCTACTTCCCTCAATCTACCCAACAATCCAAAAGTCGCCCAAAGATGCTGCAAAGCAATGGGAGTACTTTTACTGGTCTATGTCAGCGACCGTGCCATGGGTTGACCTGACCACAATTATTGTGATCGGCACTATTGCCTACGGAGAGTACAAGGAAAACAGCTCTGCTTTGCCTTGGAAGATCTGGGCTACTGCAGGAGGACTCATGCCCCTCGGTTGGATCTGGGTGCGAAAGGTGATGCTTGGCCCGTCTTACAAGCTTCTGGCAATTGCGGACTCTACGTCTACTGAGAATGAGCCTTTAAAGGCCAGTGCGAAGAATGTCTTGGACCTCATGCAGGAGTTCAATGCGCAAATGGCTTTGAGGATGATGTTTCCGTGGGTCGTTGGTGGACTTGCGCTCTGGGCCACCTTGGGATTTTAGAAGTATGACCTCGAGGAGGATTTTTTTTTGAAGATAATGAATCGCGCGGAGCATGGTACTTATCTGTACGGCGACAGAATGTTGGAGCACGATGTCTGGAGAGCGAGTGATAGCACGGCAGAACATTTAGAGAGTTTGAGTTGCAAATCACCACAGCCTGTTTCGTCTATGAATAAAAATGCGGCAACGCTTTTAGCCGTTCTTGGTGCAAGATACTGCGTTTGCTCGGTCGTTGTAGAAAGAGGTTCCATCGGAACGCTTTGCGTCGGAATTTCGGCGGCTGAGCTGATTCTGTTAGCTTAATTGAATGCCCTATGTAGTATTGCAGGTTGCTGTGCCCCCTCTGTACGATGTCGTCCGTCAGAGCGATATGCAGTGTGAATGACTTGGTCACGTTGTTCTCGGTACTCATTTTCTGTTCAAAACAAGTCCTGGACGACTTATTTCAAGGATAGATATGTTTGTTTATATGATCGCCTGCAGTGAAATTACCAAGGTGTAGATTAATCTCTTGCTACTTCTAGACCGCAAGCGTGTGAGGACACAAACTACGTTTAGATAAAAAATCATCAGCAGCACCATATTCCATAGTACTGAAGCGATTAGCAGACCAGGACTTTCCGCGGAGTCGGCACTTTTGGACGCCGACGATCTAAGCACATCTAGTTAGTTTTGTTTGTCCATTGCTCTGAAGTGTAAACTTTACTTGATGATTAAGCGGGTAAAAGCCGGGATGCTGGTCTATGACTAGGCGTTTGCCGGTGTAACATACTCCGGCGTTTAACTGCATTTAGTAAGAAGAGACCGGAAGCAACCAAGAGCCGACTCCGAGAAGTAAGATTAAATCAATACCGTCAGATTACCCCAACGAACCTTGCACCATCAATCGTCTCTGAGCCTCAAATTCGACGGTAATCTTGAGAGACAGGAGTGAAAAGGACCCAGAAAGTATCAGCCGCGATGTCGGAGCCGCCACCAAGCAATGGCTTCGTCGGTCGCGTCCGCGGCGCGTCGCTATCGATCATGAATGCGAACCCGCAGCTGGGCATGTGGCAAGCCACTGGTACAGCCATCGCCCAAGCGCCCAATCTCACTGAACTCCGCGACGCCGAATCTGGTGGCGATAAGATCGAATTCAACGCGCAAGGCCACTCTGCGCGCTACGCTGTCCCCGAGCCAGACGGCGAGCTCACTCTGGTCAGGACAGCGACACTCACCCGCAGACCAACGGGGCCAAAGTTTGACAAGGACCCTTTCACCGAGGAACCCATCGCTATTCCTGAGGAGGTAGACGTGGAACAGGGGTCGACGAGGGAGGAGACTATCACTGAAGCGCCTGGGGAacgccatcaccaccattTTCATCCACGCGAAAAGCATCGACAGCGACTGGAGCGACGACAAAGTCTGTATGAGAAACACAAAGCtgacgagaaggagaaatGGGGACCAACAATCATCAATGGCCTCAAGGCCTTTTGGAAATTCTTTCTCACGCCATCTGGCTTCCTCATCACGCTCTACGGTCTGAACATTGTGGTAAGTAATTGTCCGTTCCTTTCCTGGGTTCAGCTAACTAATCAATGTTCTACAGGCATGGGGCGTAAGTGGATTGACAACTCGATATCCTTTTTGCTGCACacctctaatttattatcCTAGGCcatgctcttcttcctcctgctGAATGTCGCACCAGCCATGAACCATCCCAGCGCCAATGACAACAACTCAGCGCGCAAGAAATGGATCGAGATAGACAGTCAGATCCTCAACGCACTCTTCTGCGTCACGGGTTTTGGTCTCGCCCCATGGCGCTTCCGCGACTGGTACCGTTACACCCGCTCTGTCTACTGGAAGGATGTTCCTGCCATGCAGAAGCTGGCCGAGCAGAACAAGGCTTGGTTTCGACCTCCTGCCTGGGCGACTGAATCGAACCCGAGCCCGGCTGACTCGACTACTGAACTTCCTCGTTCGACCACGTTCACTGGCAAGAAGGCGCCTCCGACACCGCTTTGGAAATTGGGATTCACTATCTATATGATGGTGCTGAATACATTTCTGCAAGCCGTTTTGTGCTATTTCATGTGGGGGTATAATCGTATTGATCGTCCCGTAAGTTCACGTCTTCCAGTTCCCCTTAATATTTTGAGGTACGCGTACTGACTTTATGTCAAAGAGCTGGGCTACTGGTACTTTCATCGGCCTCGGTTGCGGGACAGGATTGTTGGCTGGTCTGATGTCGTGGTGGGAGGGCcgcaaggtcaagaagattgagggACCCGAGGTTAAAGTCGTCACTGTATGACGGGATCATAGTGCGCAAGGTCTATTCAAAGTCTTATAGAATTTTAATTTATGTAGTACCTCTAAAGTTCAATGTATATCTCTGAGCTAGGACTCCAGAGAGAGCAATTCGATTATCAATTTACAGAAGTAGCATCATTGTGATTGCCCGTAT from Fusarium oxysporum Fo47 chromosome III, complete sequence harbors:
- a CDS encoding uncharacterized protein (of unknown function-domain containing protein); translated protein: MSEPPPSNGFVGRVRGASLSIMNANPQLGMWQATGTAIAQAPNLTELRDAESGGDKIEFNAQGHSARYAVPEPDGELTLVRTATLTRRPTGPKFDKDPFTEEPIAIPEEVDVEQGSTREETITEAPGERHHHHFHPREKHRQRLERRQSLYEKHKADEKEKWGPTIINGLKAFWKFFLTPSGFLITLYGLNIVAWGAMLFFLLLNVAPAMNHPSANDNNSARKKWIEIDSQILNALFCVTGFGLAPWRFRDWYRYTRSVYWKDVPAMQKLAEQNKAWFRPPAWATESNPSPADSTTELPRSTTFTGKKAPPTPLWKLGFTIYMMVLNTFLQAVLCYFMWGYNRIDRPSWATGTFIGLGCGTGLLAGLMSWWEGRKVKKIEGPEVKVVTV